In one window of Bradyrhizobium diazoefficiens DNA:
- a CDS encoding carboxypeptidase-like regulatory domain-containing protein, whose amino-acid sequence MRLPVGLLAAVAFVQLSVRPASVSAQETAQPAPVEIDAHDIGGAVTSANGPEVGVWVIAETRDLGTRFAKIVVTDDLGRFIIPDLPAARYQVWVRGYGLVDSPKVDGERGQRLNLEAAVAPDRAAAAQYYPAIYWFSLLRTPGPDKFPGTGPNGNGMPREFKTRDQWLDVIKTNGCGNCHQIGNYATRTMPPAFEHFQSSIAAWARRLQSGPGGTTMVRTMGRLLAPDGGHLAALADWTDRVKAGELPKSAPPRPTGIERNLVLTVRDWLDPKHYLHDLAATDKRQPTVNANGPLYGATELSSNTMPVLDPIHNVKKVISVPVREREDTPSSALANPVFASSPYFGREQVWDSQVNAHSPAMDQEGRIYFTAQLRPPAEIPAYCGKGSPLRSAQLYPLTTKPEGFNQNSRQVTVYDPRSEKFTFIDTCFGTQHLNFAEDDANTLWFSNNTQGKNAVVGWLNTKKFWETRDAAAAQGWSALVVDTNGNGRRDEDYNEPGQRADPGKDTHISFGLYGISASPLDGSIWGSSLPHPGYIVRIDPGTNPPDTALAEVYKVPLPGYGIRGMDVDRNGVVWVPLDSGHIGSFDRRRCKGPLTGPGAETGDKCPEGWSFYPLPGPPLQGDTGAAENPYYAWVDQHNILGLGANIPIATGNQSDSLHALVDGRIVELRVPYPMGFFAKQIDGRIDDPTAGWKGRALWVTSGNRTPVHIEGIDASHPGAPGATDDARSSPLVVQFQLRPNPLAH is encoded by the coding sequence ATGAGACTGCCGGTAGGGTTGCTCGCAGCCGTCGCTTTCGTTCAATTGTCCGTGCGGCCGGCATCCGTGTCGGCCCAGGAGACCGCCCAACCGGCTCCCGTCGAGATCGACGCGCATGACATCGGCGGTGCGGTCACAAGTGCGAACGGACCAGAAGTCGGCGTGTGGGTGATCGCCGAGACCCGAGATCTCGGGACGCGCTTCGCCAAGATCGTCGTGACGGACGATCTTGGCCGTTTCATAATCCCCGATCTTCCTGCGGCGCGCTATCAGGTCTGGGTCCGCGGCTATGGTCTTGTCGATTCACCGAAAGTCGACGGTGAGAGAGGGCAGCGGTTGAACCTGGAGGCGGCGGTCGCACCGGACCGTGCTGCGGCGGCGCAATACTATCCTGCAATCTACTGGTTCTCGCTGCTTAGGACTCCCGGACCGGACAAATTTCCCGGCACCGGCCCCAACGGCAATGGCATGCCGCGCGAATTCAAGACCCGCGATCAATGGCTCGACGTCATCAAGACCAATGGCTGCGGCAATTGTCATCAGATCGGCAATTATGCCACGCGCACAATGCCGCCGGCGTTCGAGCATTTCCAGTCCAGCATCGCCGCGTGGGCGCGCCGCCTGCAATCGGGCCCTGGCGGCACCACCATGGTTCGCACCATGGGACGCCTGTTGGCTCCCGACGGCGGCCATCTCGCCGCGCTCGCGGATTGGACCGACCGCGTCAAGGCGGGCGAGCTCCCGAAGTCCGCGCCGCCGCGGCCGACAGGCATCGAGCGCAATCTTGTCCTCACGGTGCGTGACTGGCTTGATCCAAAGCACTACCTGCACGACCTCGCGGCGACCGACAAGCGTCAGCCGACGGTGAATGCGAACGGCCCGCTCTATGGCGCGACCGAACTCTCCAGCAACACGATGCCGGTGCTCGATCCGATCCACAACGTCAAGAAAGTCATCTCCGTGCCGGTCCGCGAGCGGGAGGACACGCCGAGTTCGGCGCTGGCGAATCCGGTGTTCGCGTCCTCACCTTATTTCGGTCGCGAGCAAGTGTGGGACAGCCAAGTCAATGCTCATTCGCCGGCGATGGACCAGGAGGGCCGCATCTATTTCACCGCCCAGCTTCGCCCGCCGGCGGAGATCCCCGCCTATTGCGGCAAAGGCTCGCCGCTCCGTTCGGCGCAGCTTTATCCGCTGACGACGAAGCCAGAGGGTTTCAATCAGAACTCGCGTCAAGTGACGGTCTACGATCCGCGCAGCGAGAAGTTTACGTTCATCGACACCTGCTTCGGCACCCAGCACCTGAACTTTGCCGAAGACGATGCGAACACGCTCTGGTTCAGCAATAACACGCAAGGCAAGAACGCCGTCGTCGGTTGGTTGAATACCAAGAAGTTCTGGGAAACGCGCGATGCGGCGGCGGCGCAGGGCTGGAGCGCGCTCGTGGTCGACACCAACGGCAATGGCAGGCGCGATGAAGATTACAACGAGCCTGGCCAGCGGGCCGATCCCGGCAAGGATACCCACATTTCGTTCGGCCTTTATGGCATTTCCGCAAGCCCGCTCGACGGCTCGATCTGGGGCTCGAGCCTGCCGCATCCCGGCTACATCGTTCGCATCGATCCCGGAACGAATCCACCCGATACGGCGCTCGCCGAAGTCTACAAGGTGCCGTTGCCCGGCTACGGTATTCGCGGCATGGACGTTGATCGCAATGGCGTCGTCTGGGTGCCGCTCGACAGCGGGCATATCGGCAGCTTCGACCGGCGCAGATGCAAGGGTCCTCTCACCGGCCCGGGAGCCGAAACGGGCGACAAATGTCCCGAAGGCTGGAGCTTCTACCCGCTGCCGGGCCCGCCGCTGCAGGGCGACACCGGCGCGGCCGAGAACCCGTATTACGCCTGGGTCGATCAGCACAATATCCTCGGGCTGGGGGCGAACATACCGATCGCTACCGGCAATCAGTCCGATTCCCTGCACGCGCTGGTGGATGGCCGTATCGTCGAGCTGCGAGTGCCCTATCCCATGGGCTTCTTCGCCAAGCAGATCGATGGGCGGATCGACGATCCAACCGCGGGATGGAAGGGCCGCGCGCTCTGGGTAACCTCAGGCAATCGCACGCCCGTTCACATCGAAGGCATCGATGCATCCCATCCGGGCGCGCCGGGAGCAACCGATGATGCGCGGTCGAGCCCGCTGGTGGTGCAATTCCAGCTTCGTCCAAATCCGCTCGCGCACTAG
- a CDS encoding DUF3341 domain-containing protein, giving the protein MAEQLYGALAEFSTPEDLLAATRKAREAGYRYLDAFTPFPVEGLDRISRFPRPTISFIGLGGAIAGAGTALAMQFFTNFDYPLNVGGRPIYPVSAFAVVTFELTILFSALAMLFGMLWQNWLPRLSYPVFNGERFHRASKDRFFLCVSAEDARFDASETLAFLNGIGALSVELVPE; this is encoded by the coding sequence ATGGCTGAGCAGCTCTATGGCGCACTGGCGGAATTCAGCACCCCGGAGGACCTGCTGGCGGCAACTCGCAAGGCGAGGGAGGCCGGTTACCGCTATCTCGATGCCTTCACGCCGTTCCCGGTCGAGGGGTTGGATCGCATCTCGCGGTTTCCGCGGCCGACTATCTCATTCATCGGGCTCGGCGGCGCCATCGCGGGCGCAGGCACCGCGCTCGCCATGCAGTTCTTCACGAATTTCGACTACCCGCTCAATGTCGGGGGACGTCCGATCTATCCGGTCTCGGCCTTCGCGGTCGTGACTTTCGAGCTCACCATCCTGTTCTCCGCGCTCGCCATGCTGTTCGGGATGCTGTGGCAGAACTGGCTGCCGCGGCTCAGCTATCCCGTGTTCAACGGCGAGCGGTTTCACCGCGCCAGCAAGGACCGCTTCTTCCTGTGCGTGAGCGCGGAGGACGCCAGGTTCGACGCAAGCGAGACGCTGGCCTTTCTCAACGGGATCGGCGCGCTGTCCGTGGAGCTCGTGCCGGAATGA
- a CDS encoding flavodoxin family protein: MTEPDVRKGMPPVKLSREAFERRYRSQFIDPAFASLKRELDAIVGAAWDAYSHSRKSPVTRKAGPGFADPDYDLATDWLATRAAIIEAQRRHDDASSVPRILIINGSARSEHTCPGEMSKTWRMVNLAEPVFAEMGFVVDILDLSRLTSELGVNIHPCKSCVSTAMPLCHWPCSCYPNYSLGQSSDWMNEIYPLWVGAHGILIVTPVNWYHVPGGLKAMMDRLVCADGGNPDPTSTHGKKVTEAKALELKGWPYPRHLAGRHFGLVVHGDSVGAEGVRRTLSDWLTDMHLISAGRLGEMDGYVGYMEPYATSHDDLDEDRAFQQQVLNAARALGHAVKLARSGRLQHPGAGLSDPIPK; this comes from the coding sequence ATGACGGAACCGGACGTTCGCAAAGGGATGCCGCCCGTCAAGCTGTCGCGCGAGGCATTCGAGCGGCGTTACAGAAGCCAGTTCATCGATCCCGCCTTTGCTTCCCTTAAGCGGGAGCTCGATGCGATCGTAGGCGCGGCCTGGGACGCTTACAGCCATTCGCGCAAGTCGCCAGTGACGCGGAAGGCGGGCCCTGGCTTCGCCGATCCCGACTACGATCTTGCCACGGATTGGCTGGCAACGCGCGCCGCCATTATCGAGGCGCAGCGGCGGCACGACGATGCCAGTAGCGTGCCGCGGATCCTCATCATCAACGGCTCAGCCCGCAGCGAGCACACCTGTCCCGGCGAGATGTCCAAGACCTGGCGCATGGTCAATCTGGCCGAGCCCGTTTTCGCCGAGATGGGTTTTGTCGTCGATATCCTGGATCTGTCGCGCCTCACGTCCGAGCTTGGCGTGAACATCCACCCTTGCAAATCCTGCGTCTCCACGGCCATGCCGCTGTGCCACTGGCCGTGCAGCTGCTATCCGAACTATTCACTCGGCCAGAGTAGCGACTGGATGAACGAGATCTACCCGCTCTGGGTCGGAGCGCACGGCATCCTGATCGTGACACCGGTGAACTGGTATCACGTGCCGGGCGGACTCAAGGCGATGATGGATCGTCTGGTCTGCGCCGACGGCGGTAATCCCGATCCGACATCGACGCACGGCAAGAAAGTCACCGAGGCCAAGGCACTGGAGCTGAAGGGCTGGCCCTATCCGCGCCATCTCGCCGGGCGCCATTTCGGGCTCGTCGTGCACGGCGACAGCGTCGGCGCTGAAGGCGTGCGTAGAACCTTGTCCGACTGGCTGACCGACATGCACCTGATCTCCGCCGGCCGCTTGGGCGAGATGGACGGCTATGTCGGCTACATGGAGCCGTACGCGACGTCGCATGACGATCTGGATGAAGACCGTGCATTCCAACAGCAGGTGCTGAATGCAGCCCGCGCGTTGGGCCACGCCGTGAAGCTGGCTCGGAGCGGGCGGCTCCAGCACCCCGGAGCCGGCCTGTCCGATCCAATTCCGAAGTGA
- a CDS encoding SCO family protein, whose product MAWVALSPAQAALTTSQLEQTTLAPHVNAQLPMQLRLSDANDRAAPLASWLGAVPTVWILADYTCETLCGPAISIVSNALADTGLNAGKDFRLIVVGFDPKDTAAQALAMKNAQLSPRNGLSEHTVFLRTAAPDVGALTDAFGVRPVYDREHDQFAHPAAAFVVTPDGRISRTLSALAVDAASLRLALVEAGQGHVGGWSDQIHLLCYGFDPASGTYTLAARRLLIATSSVSIVVLALLIGLLFRREHATR is encoded by the coding sequence ATGGCCTGGGTCGCACTATCGCCGGCACAGGCAGCTCTCACCACTTCGCAGCTCGAACAGACTACCCTCGCGCCACACGTCAACGCGCAGCTTCCCATGCAGCTGCGTCTCAGCGATGCGAACGATCGCGCGGCACCGCTTGCGAGCTGGCTCGGGGCCGTCCCGACCGTGTGGATCCTGGCCGACTACACCTGCGAAACGCTGTGCGGGCCGGCGATCTCAATCGTCTCGAACGCGCTGGCCGATACCGGCCTCAATGCCGGCAAGGATTTTCGGCTCATCGTTGTCGGCTTCGATCCCAAGGACACCGCCGCCCAGGCGCTGGCCATGAAGAATGCGCAGCTGAGCCCAAGGAACGGACTCTCTGAACACACCGTGTTCCTGAGGACCGCTGCACCGGATGTTGGCGCCTTAACCGACGCATTCGGCGTGCGGCCCGTCTACGATCGCGAGCATGACCAATTTGCCCACCCCGCCGCCGCCTTCGTCGTGACGCCTGACGGGCGGATTTCTCGCACGCTCTCGGCCCTTGCGGTCGATGCCGCCAGCCTGCGGCTTGCGCTGGTCGAGGCGGGCCAAGGTCACGTCGGCGGCTGGAGCGACCAGATTCATCTACTCTGCTACGGCTTTGATCCCGCGAGCGGGACCTATACGCTCGCCGCGCGGCGGCTGCTGATCGCGACGTCCTCCGTCAGCATCGTCGTCCTTGCCCTGCTGATCGGGCTTCTGTTCCGGCGCGAGCACGCCACCAGATAG
- a CDS encoding CBS domain-containing protein, whose product MRVCDAMTPSVQLCTPQDSIRDAAEAMTALNVGLLPVADNDRLVGMISDRDIATRGVAMGRGPDALVRDVMTTDVKYCFEDQDLDEITRNMADIQVRRLPVLNRDKRLVGIIALGDIAVSKAGDGATTALCGISQPGGQHAGSVIG is encoded by the coding sequence ATGAGAGTTTGCGATGCAATGACTCCCAGCGTTCAGCTCTGCACTCCGCAAGACAGCATCAGGGATGCGGCCGAGGCGATGACGGCGCTCAATGTTGGACTCCTGCCCGTGGCAGACAACGACCGTTTGGTGGGAATGATATCCGACCGCGATATTGCTACACGCGGTGTAGCGATGGGCCGAGGTCCGGATGCGCTGGTGCGCGATGTCATGACCACCGATGTCAAATACTGCTTCGAAGACCAGGACCTCGATGAGATTACCCGCAACATGGCCGATATTCAGGTGCGGCGGTTGCCCGTGCTCAATCGAGACAAGCGGTTGGTCGGCATCATTGCGCTTGGCGATATTGCCGTTTCCAAGGCAGGCGACGGCGCAACAACGGCCCTGTGTGGAATCTCGCAGCCAGGCGGACAACACGCGGGCTCGGTCATCGGCTAA
- a CDS encoding NADP-dependent oxidoreductase, producing the protein MAKLVKIRFHQFGGNDMLRVDRLEQSGPDAGQILVSVRAASVNPVDFKIRSGKYPSVREDRLPYTPGRDVCGIVTTCGAQATRFRVGDEVFGMVPVFGGGYAQQVVLDERGAAHKPARLDHVHAAAIPLAGQTAHQGLFRHGQLKAGETVLIHGGSGGVGHFAIQFAKAKGARVLTTVSTEHVEFARSLGADVVIDYKTQRFEEVAKNVDMVFDLIDGETRERSWALLNKGGRLISTLTAPSQDRAKSLGVTAMRYTVEPDGEELAEIGKLADSSKLTPHIQATFPLEQAGQALATVERSHTAGKVVLTCG; encoded by the coding sequence ATGGCAAAGCTCGTCAAGATCCGATTTCACCAGTTCGGCGGCAATGACATGCTACGCGTCGACCGGCTCGAACAATCAGGTCCCGACGCGGGCCAGATCCTGGTCTCCGTCCGGGCCGCAAGCGTCAATCCCGTCGATTTCAAGATAAGGTCGGGCAAATACCCTTCCGTGCGGGAAGACCGCTTGCCCTATACGCCCGGCCGGGACGTCTGCGGAATCGTCACAACATGCGGCGCGCAGGCGACGCGCTTTCGTGTCGGCGACGAGGTCTTCGGCATGGTTCCTGTGTTCGGCGGCGGCTACGCCCAGCAGGTGGTCCTCGACGAGCGCGGGGCCGCGCACAAGCCCGCTCGGCTCGATCACGTTCATGCCGCCGCCATTCCGCTGGCAGGACAGACGGCGCATCAGGGCTTGTTCCGACACGGCCAGCTCAAGGCCGGAGAGACCGTCCTGATCCACGGCGGATCTGGCGGGGTCGGCCATTTCGCGATTCAGTTCGCCAAGGCAAAAGGCGCTCGCGTGCTGACGACGGTCTCGACGGAACATGTCGAGTTTGCGCGATCGCTCGGGGCTGACGTGGTGATCGACTACAAGACCCAGCGCTTCGAAGAAGTCGCCAAGAATGTCGACATGGTGTTCGACCTGATCGACGGCGAGACCCGCGAGCGTTCCTGGGCGCTTCTCAACAAGGGTGGTCGCCTGATCTCCACGTTGACAGCGCCCTCGCAGGATCGCGCAAAATCGCTGGGCGTGACGGCCATGCGCTACACCGTCGAGCCCGACGGCGAGGAACTGGCCGAGATCGGGAAGCTCGCCGACAGCAGCAAGCTCACGCCGCACATTCAAGCCACGTTCCCGCTCGAGCAGGCAGGACAGGCCCTGGCGACTGTGGAGCGCAGCCATACCGCCGGCAAGGTCGTGCTGACATGCGGATGA
- a CDS encoding oxalate decarboxylase family bicupin, with product MNTPNRRSLLAAAAALGATAAASAQPRNEPVIGDKGATIVGPRNPERESQNPDILRPPSTDHGSVPNLRFSFADAHMKIRTGGWSREVTQRELAVSTTMAGVNMRLTSGGVRELHWHKQAEWAFMLAGKARITAVDNDGHSFIADIGPGDLWYFPSGIPHSIQGLPDDGCEFLLAFPDGEFSEDSTFAITDLFAHNDPGVLAKNLVIDTTALGQLPKQERFIFQAGPPPPALEADAVHDALGAVPLDMVFHLTQQPPASSPGGNVRIADTRNFKISTDVAAALVEVNPGHMRELHWHPNADEWQYYIAGQARMTVFAAEARARTFDYRAGDVGYVPMSMSHFIENTGEEPLRFLELFKSPRFMDVSLAQWMALTPPELVAAHLNIDRAVIEKLRKDKQPVV from the coding sequence ATGAATACACCGAACCGCCGATCCCTGCTGGCCGCCGCGGCCGCTCTTGGCGCCACCGCAGCCGCCTCGGCGCAGCCGCGCAACGAGCCGGTGATCGGCGACAAGGGCGCGACCATCGTCGGGCCTCGCAACCCGGAGCGGGAGTCGCAAAACCCGGACATCTTACGGCCACCGTCGACCGACCATGGCTCGGTGCCGAACCTGCGGTTCTCGTTTGCGGATGCGCATATGAAGATCCGCACCGGCGGCTGGTCGCGCGAGGTCACGCAGCGAGAGCTGGCGGTTTCGACCACGATGGCCGGCGTGAACATGCGCCTGACCTCGGGCGGCGTCCGCGAGCTGCATTGGCACAAGCAGGCCGAATGGGCCTTCATGCTGGCCGGCAAGGCCCGCATCACTGCCGTCGACAATGACGGCCATAGTTTCATCGCCGATATCGGCCCCGGCGATCTCTGGTATTTTCCATCAGGCATTCCCCACTCGATCCAGGGACTGCCAGACGACGGTTGCGAATTCCTGCTGGCGTTTCCGGACGGCGAGTTCTCCGAGGACAGCACGTTTGCGATCACCGATTTGTTCGCCCACAACGATCCCGGCGTGCTGGCGAAGAACCTTGTCATCGATACAACGGCCCTCGGTCAGCTTCCCAAGCAGGAGCGCTTCATCTTTCAGGCCGGGCCGCCGCCACCGGCTCTCGAGGCAGACGCGGTGCACGACGCGCTCGGCGCCGTACCGCTCGATATGGTGTTCCACCTGACGCAGCAGCCGCCGGCGTCATCGCCAGGTGGCAACGTCCGCATCGCCGACACCCGCAACTTCAAGATCTCGACGGACGTTGCGGCGGCGCTGGTGGAGGTCAATCCCGGCCACATGCGCGAGCTGCACTGGCATCCGAACGCCGACGAATGGCAATATTACATCGCAGGCCAGGCGCGGATGACCGTATTTGCAGCCGAGGCGCGGGCGCGGACATTCGACTACCGTGCCGGCGACGTCGGTTACGTCCCGATGTCGATGAGCCATTTCATCGAGAACACCGGCGAGGAGCCGCTGCGCTTTCTCGAACTGTTCAAATCGCCGCGCTTCATGGATGTCTCGCTCGCGCAATGGATGGCGCTGACCCCGCCCGAGCTCGTTGCGGCGCATCTGAACATCGATCGAGCCGTGATCGAGAAACTGCGCAAGGACAAGCAGCCGGTTGTGTAG
- a CDS encoding isochorismatase family protein: MKPCRSSPAACRRFADKPAYSAFSNPALASLLIEQGIGTMVITGAETDICGLSTVLSAVDLGFRVVIVEDALCSSSDVGHDALMTMYRARFHGQVDPVTAEELMDVWRK; this comes from the coding sequence TTGAAGCCGTGCCGGAGCTCGCCCGCGGCATGCCGCCGGTTTGCCGACAAGCCGGCCTATTCGGCGTTCAGCAATCCGGCGCTCGCAAGTCTCCTTATCGAGCAGGGGATCGGCACGATGGTCATCACCGGCGCCGAGACCGACATCTGCGGTCTCTCGACGGTGCTGAGCGCGGTCGATCTCGGCTTCAGGGTCGTCATCGTCGAGGACGCGCTGTGCAGCTCGTCCGACGTCGGGCACGATGCCCTCATGACGATGTACCGCGCGCGCTTTCACGGGCAGGTCGATCCGGTGACCGCCGAGGAGCTGATGGACGTCTGGCGCAAGTGA
- the nrfD gene encoding NrfD/PsrC family molybdoenzyme membrane anchor subunit, producing MSEQSEILPTRQSMGGIAEQLTGIPLHFPADRRWVIAMTVASALLLLLIVSVVELFTRGVGIWGINIPVNWAFAIHNYVWWLGIGHAGTLISALLLLTGSEWRNSLNRFAETMTLFAVVCAGIYPILHLGRPWYVYWMLPYPATMGVWPQFRSPLEWDIWAVLTYLTVSLAFWYTGLIPDLAAARDRATRRGWQIFFGVAALGWRGSARHWQRWQQAYRLTAGLAVPLVVSVHSEVSLLFAAGQIPGWHSTIFPPYFVLGAAFSGFAVVSIIAVSLRSWFGLKNLVTDDHLDVLGVVLLATGLMTGYGYVFEVFDAIYSGEPHEIQTLVDRFAGAYAWTYWGAVIFNFIPLQALWLRRVRRSGWMLLLISASVVVGMWLERYMILVTSLYRDFLVSSWSHFTPTFWDWSTYFGTIGLFLVPFLIAIRLVPMISIFESKELLHEEKEEHQHG from the coding sequence ATGAGCGAGCAATCCGAGATCCTGCCGACGCGCCAGAGCATGGGCGGCATCGCCGAGCAGCTCACTGGCATTCCCCTGCATTTTCCGGCCGACCGGCGCTGGGTGATCGCGATGACGGTCGCGAGCGCGCTGCTGTTGTTGCTGATAGTTTCGGTGGTCGAGCTGTTCACGCGCGGCGTTGGCATCTGGGGCATCAACATTCCCGTCAACTGGGCCTTCGCCATCCACAATTACGTCTGGTGGCTCGGCATCGGCCATGCCGGCACGCTGATCTCCGCGCTGCTGCTGCTCACCGGCAGCGAGTGGCGGAATTCGCTCAATCGTTTCGCCGAGACCATGACGCTGTTTGCGGTGGTCTGCGCCGGCATCTATCCGATTCTGCATCTCGGCCGGCCCTGGTACGTCTACTGGATGTTGCCCTATCCGGCGACGATGGGCGTGTGGCCGCAATTCCGCAGCCCTTTGGAATGGGACATCTGGGCGGTGCTGACCTATCTGACGGTCTCGCTGGCCTTCTGGTACACCGGTCTGATCCCTGATCTAGCCGCGGCACGTGATCGCGCAACGCGGCGCGGCTGGCAGATTTTCTTCGGCGTCGCGGCGCTCGGATGGCGCGGGTCGGCCAGGCACTGGCAGCGCTGGCAGCAGGCGTACCGTTTGACCGCTGGGCTCGCCGTGCCGCTGGTCGTCTCCGTTCACAGCGAGGTGTCGTTGTTGTTCGCGGCCGGGCAGATCCCGGGCTGGCACTCGACGATCTTCCCGCCATACTTTGTGCTGGGCGCGGCCTTCTCCGGCTTCGCGGTCGTCTCTATCATCGCAGTGTCGCTACGCTCCTGGTTCGGGCTGAAGAACCTTGTGACCGACGATCATCTCGATGTGCTGGGGGTGGTCCTGCTCGCGACCGGCCTGATGACGGGGTACGGCTACGTCTTCGAGGTGTTCGACGCGATTTATTCGGGTGAGCCTCACGAAATACAGACGCTGGTCGATCGTTTCGCCGGCGCCTACGCCTGGACCTATTGGGGCGCCGTCATCTTCAACTTCATCCCGCTGCAGGCGCTATGGCTACGCAGGGTACGGCGAAGCGGATGGATGCTGCTCTTGATCTCGGCGTCCGTCGTGGTCGGAATGTGGCTCGAGCGCTACATGATCCTGGTCACCAGCCTTTATCGCGACTTCCTGGTCTCGTCGTGGAGCCACTTCACGCCGACCTTCTGGGACTGGTCGACTTATTTCGGCACGATTGGGCTGTTCCTCGTGCCGTTCCTCATCGCCATCAGGCTCGTTCCCATGATCTCGATCTTCGAGAGCAAGGAGCTTCTCCATGAGGAGAAGGAGGAGCATCAGCATGGCTGA
- a CDS encoding hemerythrin domain-containing protein: protein MNPIFDRRHLVHATSGLLIASAAGPSRAHAAETDPATAVTPSEDLMREHGVLNRVLLVYEAGLQKFARGEDFDVAILARAAGIIHEFIEDYHERNEEQQLFPRFRKAGQMVELVNVLYQQHQAGRRLTDTILGLVPPSQVPGESRSRLIACIQSFVSMYRPHEAREDTELFPKLRGIVSAHEFDAMAEDFERDERRKFGEDGFERYVARVTAIEQTFGIHDLARFTPA, encoded by the coding sequence ATGAACCCCATTTTCGACCGTCGACATCTTGTTCATGCGACTTCGGGATTATTGATCGCGAGCGCCGCCGGTCCGAGCCGCGCGCACGCGGCGGAGACCGATCCGGCCACGGCGGTGACGCCATCCGAAGACCTGATGCGCGAGCACGGAGTGCTCAACCGCGTCCTGCTGGTCTACGAAGCGGGCTTGCAAAAGTTTGCACGCGGCGAGGATTTCGATGTGGCTATCCTGGCGCGCGCCGCTGGCATCATTCACGAATTCATCGAAGACTATCACGAGCGTAACGAGGAACAGCAGCTATTTCCCCGTTTTCGCAAAGCCGGGCAGATGGTCGAGCTCGTCAATGTACTCTACCAGCAGCATCAGGCTGGCCGCCGTCTCACCGATACAATTCTAGGCCTGGTGCCGCCAAGCCAGGTGCCGGGTGAAAGCCGGAGTCGCCTGATCGCGTGCATTCAAAGCTTCGTGTCTATGTACAGGCCGCACGAGGCGCGCGAGGACACGGAGCTCTTTCCAAAGCTGCGCGGCATCGTCTCCGCGCATGAGTTCGACGCCATGGCAGAGGACTTCGAGCGCGACGAACGGCGCAAATTCGGAGAGGACGGATTCGAGAGGTATGTGGCGAGAGTGACGGCGATCGAGCAGACATTCGGGATCCACGATCTTGCCCGCTTCACGCCCGCCTGA
- a CDS encoding cytochrome c family protein produces the protein MRQSLLAFTRVLASLAAAMTFGAGLAFAAGDPAAGAAVFERECALCHTIAKGDPNRFGPNLFGIAERKAATVPGYEYSPEFITMAIWTWSPDAIASFAIAPALTIPGNRMSMFQGVPDSELDDLIAYLAAQK, from the coding sequence ATGCGCCAGTCGCTGCTCGCGTTCACGCGAGTTCTGGCCTCGCTGGCGGCAGCAATGACGTTTGGCGCAGGACTTGCTTTCGCCGCCGGCGATCCCGCGGCGGGGGCAGCGGTTTTCGAGCGGGAATGCGCGTTGTGCCACACCATCGCCAAAGGCGACCCAAATCGCTTCGGACCCAATCTGTTCGGCATTGCCGAGCGCAAGGCCGCCACCGTGCCGGGATACGAGTACTCGCCGGAATTCATCACCATGGCGATCTGGACCTGGAGCCCCGACGCCATCGCGTCTTTCGCAATTGCCCCTGCTCTCACGATTCCCGGCAACAGGATGTCCATGTTCCAGGGCGTTCCGGATTCCGAGCTTGACGATCTCATCGCCTATTTGGCGGCCCAGAAATAG
- a CDS encoding cytochrome c, with amino-acid sequence MNWWLALVALAGLLAGCDQNMDEQPRYSEYSRAPLFRGSVLRRPPENTVARDDLEREKASNTKPVLSAGLLARGRERFGIFCSPCHGAGGDGTGMVVQRGMPRPTSYHDDRLRSAEDQYFFDVITNGHGAMYSYAARVPPADRWAIVAYIRALQLSRQASLDDVPADERARLESQP; translated from the coding sequence ATGAACTGGTGGCTGGCCCTCGTTGCGCTTGCCGGTCTGCTCGCCGGCTGTGACCAGAACATGGACGAGCAGCCGCGCTACAGCGAATACTCGCGCGCGCCGCTGTTCCGCGGCAGCGTGCTGCGGCGGCCGCCGGAAAACACGGTCGCTCGCGATGATTTGGAGCGGGAGAAGGCAAGCAACACGAAACCTGTGCTGTCGGCCGGGTTGCTGGCGCGGGGGCGCGAACGCTTCGGCATTTTCTGCTCGCCGTGCCACGGCGCTGGCGGCGACGGCACCGGTATGGTCGTCCAGCGCGGCATGCCGCGCCCGACGAGCTATCACGACGATCGGTTGCGCAGCGCGGAAGATCAATACTTCTTCGACGTCATCACCAACGGACATGGTGCGATGTATTCCTATGCGGCCCGCGTGCCGCCAGCAGATCGCTGGGCGATCGTTGCCTATATCCGCGCGCTTCAGCTCAGCCGTCAGGCTTCGCTCGACGACGTACCGGCGGACGAACGTGCCAGGCTGGAGAGCCAGCCATGA